TTTTGTCCCTTTAACTCTGTACAAAGTGTTTTTGTTATAGGGCTACTTTTGGGTTGGCATCTATTGTTAAAGGGCTAAATCTTGTCTTCCTTAGATGGAGGTAACCCCTCCTTATCTTTCTAGGTTATTCCCGTTCTGGTTGTACATGTAGcatatttttgtttcaaaaactCTGTTGattatacttaaaaaagaaaaaaagaaaaagaaaagtgatacTGTTACTATAGACAATTGATTAAAAGTGGCCATTTATTTggttatataattattttgcatttatttttagagaCAGTGGAATTAAACATGTTAATTAGAGAGTTAATAAAGAGCATTGGAGAGGATAAAACCAAAGCAGATAGATCCGTTCTCTGAGACATTACCACACGTGACGGTAGTAAGTAAGTGGACTATATAGATAAAACAACGGAAGTAGAAAAAGGTAGATGGACGGGCCCTCCGTAGTGGACGGGTTCAAGTTAAATGAATGTAGGGGAGACGGGTAGTAGAGCCACGTGGCATCTACATGGCCTAAGTGGTCTCCAGAAACCTCAAATGGAAATATCTTATGCCCTacgattaaccctaatcaatgAAATCTCTGTATGGCAAGAATCCCATGAAATACGTGTATGTATGGAAATCTTCCTTATATGGAAACATCTTCTCCGCCAAGAAAACTAAGGTCGgctctacactactataaaaacccaaaacccctagaaaccaaggtacgcataatttaccccaaTTCTGACACTCTAAAgttgtgaagaaagttctctcACTTAACCTTCGGAGAGTCTTTGGCTGGTACCACACTGATACTCTCTTGAGGTCTTCTTTTTCTGTGTTGTGCAGGTGTAGTTTTGATCACGTGAGGACTATGTGACTTATTGACGTTTTTTGACATTATCAAGCATAACTTTAAATAGAGCAGAATCACATAAGAGTTTTATAGCTAAATTGACATCCCCCAGGTTTGAATCCCTTATCCCCTGTTatatttatcaaattatttgaaagaagagagagtaaAATGATATAAAAGATTAAATGTAATCGATCTTGATTAATTCATTAAGAATTTATAGTTGATTTCgaaattttgggactaaaacttgattttttattgttatatatttgttttgtttgaaaaaaaaaaaaaaaaaagagggagaaaagagaaaacaacCCCCTTATGATCTTTTACATTCTAACTTCAACAGAACTTGTAGAGTTTGTAGAGGtgaaatacatatatatatatatatatatatatatatatatatattttttttttttttctttatatattattagttaCAAAACTACTTGTAGGTGTCTCTAAAATGTTGACACCAAATAACCTAACCACCTTAACAGCTTGAATAGTGGCTGATGACTTTACCTTATCAAGCACTTCCGCAAAACTAGATCCATTTCGCGGCCTCCATCCTATGAAGAACTTCTTATCAGGCCCCATTGATCTCTGAAAGCTAACTCTATCCCCAGCTTTCAGGTTCTTCTCCTTCACAAATTTGCTCCACCCTTTTGTTAAAACATAGCTCTGACTACTACTCCAATAGCAATATCTAAACCTCCACACCTTCCCAATACTATCTTCAAAATTCAACAGCACACCCTTTGCAGCACTTTCAGTAGGCAATGGAAAATACTTCTCGGCTTGCTGTTTAGGAATAACCAAGCGGTTAAGTTTCCCTACATCACTTGGTGTCACCACCTTCTCAAAAAGGTACTCTTTTGCTACATCAAATAGCTCAGACTCAGACACAGGTGTGTCCATGAGCCAGttatctctatttctttttctagtgCCATGACTCGCACAAATATTGTACTCACTTTGCTCAAGCTCATGTGTATAAGAGTGTTTCCGGAGCATGTCCACAATTTCATCCTTTGAATGAGAATTCAAGAAATACAATTCATTGGCATCTTTGTGAGGCTCCAAAGTGTGCTGGAGATTTGTGATGGCATTGTGGCCACGAAACCTTAGTGCTGCAATGTCATAGGCCTTAGCGGCTTGTTCTTCCTCATCGAAAGTTCCTAACCACACGCGTTGATGCTTGTCGTATATTTGTGCTCCCCATCTGCCGTTGGGTTGAGGAACTACTCCCTTGTATTTGGAAGATGGTAACTTTTTCGAATCCGCTTCGATACCAATTTCTGAGTTTGATTTAGCACTACTCCCACTACCCATTTGGCATGAGTTCTCCATGGACCTTTTCACAGTAAAACTTGAAGATGTTATTGACCCACTTGTGCTCTCATCTAAGCAGATCATGGCCATTTTTAAACACAGATATGTCTACaaagtaaaagttaaaagtggaaagaaagaaaggtttATTATAAGAAAAACCTAAAGTTGGGTTAATTGAAGGTGATAATTAGGAAAGAGTGATGGATATTTggtgtgttggtgttggtgttgggtTAACTTATAGGATGGTGGAAATGAGATAGTTCATGGTTATGAAGTGAACATGTTGGTGGTTATAAGCATTCCTTTATGATGTGTATTGAGTTGTGGGAATTGTATGAAAAGTTGGTCCCACTTGGGCAAGTTGATGGGATACACATGAGCGTAGCCAGACCTTGTTTTTTGCAAATTCATCCCCCCTGGGAACTAGATCAACCTGACCAatgcctttttctttctttatttctttctatttaCATGTCCAAGACCAAGAGGAATATGTGACCCCTTTTTCTCGGACTTTTTCTTTGCCCCCACACCAAatacttctttttttgctgaatccCACACCAAATACTTCATCAAGCTTATCTATATTTCAGTTTATGGGTGACTCTGATCGAAGAAGAGTTTTCTCCAACATAAATGGGGCTGGGTTGAAATTCCCTAGGTCATAAGTGGCATGGTCTAATTGGCCATCCCACACAAGGGTTTGTCTTATTGTCCAGGTTCAAAATTGGTATCTGTTAAAAATCATTATTACAAAATCCACAACCAACAATGGCAGGTTATCCCAATTGGGCCAAATcagttttggtttgtttgtctGTTCAGTTCATGCACTAGAACATAATAATTATGAtttaacatgtttattttattttttttgcaaagtAAATGATTTAACGTGTTTAAATTGGAAGTAAagttaaatgtaaaaaaaaaaaaaatatgatgcTTGTCAATTGTCATGCACTACTTGCAAAGATTAACATCACCAACCTATCCCATCCATTTTTGGCTTGATCCAGATTTCACCTATAATCTTATAGATCATCAACATATATGGACACACTGGCGCTGGAGATTGTCTTTATGCTTTCTTTCGTGGAAGCTGCGGCCAGCGAATATGTTGTGGGTAGTAGGACCCGTAGCTTATGACTCCCACTGCATTGGAGCTTCTCGACAATGCGCTATACGTGAAGTCTCCCAAAATTGAATCATTTCTTATTTCAAACGTTGCACTCGGATTTTGATTTGAGCAcccatttgtttgtttgtatgtttgtttgtttgtttgttttttttttttttttttgaatatttgataCAAGATAagattctactctagcctaatctaagtgtatatgtatgtgaagttTCCTACTGGAGACTTGAATCTCGGctcttgccccccacaccccataagtacttatacttatggagtgaccatcgcaccaagggtatGTGGTAGTAGCACCCATTTGTAAATTTGCTATAAATGGATATAACATTTGATTGAAttggtaaaaattaaatataaaaaaaatgggaaaagtATTTAATTCATTTGGcaatatgaatttaatgaaTATACATATGGCtaaacaaatattatttaagtggaattaaaaaaagaaagaaaaagattttaagTGGGATATGATAGGACTGTTGTTGAAGTTATGGTACGTACTTTAAATGTAACCagttcatgcatatgcatgagttacatttaattaaatacgtattaaaagagttttgttaGTACATATTTTTTAGTGTTAACAAATCGTTGATAAATGTGTCAAATTGTGAGTTTAGTTAAATACGTAATAAATGTGTCAAATTGTGAGTTTAGTTATGAGTTTTGATGTGACATACAATGACAATTGAAGATCTAGTTGAAGACATAGATTACTCAAGAATATATAGCTtaaaaaaagtagagtttttaCAAGCTCAACATCAACCTCAATTCCTCTCAATGGATTGAGCCTTGAATGTGAAGTTTCGGTTTCCTTGAATTTtagctaaaattttaaaacgaattttaaaacatttcttatctttttcaacaaaaatatccaGACTTATTTACATAAGGACTTCAGAGGGACGCTATTTCTTGCCATACAAAGATACAAAGAACTTATTTATAGACAATTGAACTCAAACCACATTCAGATACAATTTACAATCTGTTTTTCACAAGATGGTAGGGGCCTGGCTTCTAGTTAGCAAGTGTTGATGGTAGTAGGGGCCTGGCACTTACTTCTGGATAAGCTTTTGCAGAAGTAATAAGTTCTTCTGACAAACATAGATAAGGCTGAGTTGCTTTAGGATGTTTCTGGgacttctttaatttttt
This DNA window, taken from Quercus robur chromosome 2, dhQueRobu3.1, whole genome shotgun sequence, encodes the following:
- the LOC126713933 gene encoding AP2/ERF and B3 domain-containing transcription factor RAV1-like — encoded protein: MAMICLDESTSGSITSSSFTVKRSMENSCQMGSGSSAKSNSEIGIEADSKKLPSSKYKGVVPQPNGRWGAQIYDKHQRVWLGTFDEEEQAAKAYDIAALRFRGHNAITNLQHTLEPHKDANELYFLNSHSKDEIVDMLRKHSYTHELEQSEYNICASHGTRKRNRDNWLMDTPVSESELFDVAKEYLFEKVVTPSDVGKLNRLVIPKQQAEKYFPLPTESAAKGVLLNFEDSIGKVWRFRYCYWSSSQSYVLTKGWSKFVKEKNLKAGDRVSFQRSMGPDKKFFIGWRPRNGSSFAEVLDKVKSSATIQAVKVVRLFGVNILETPTSSFVTNNI